A window of Mucilaginibacter paludis DSM 18603 contains these coding sequences:
- the dapA gene encoding 4-hydroxy-tetrahydrodipicolinate synthase, producing MNKFHGTGVAMATPFHPDGAVDFGGLEAVINHIIGGGVEYLVSLGTTGESSTLNKDEKKQIWKRTVEITNGRVPLVAGIGGNNTYEVLKSIEEFDAEGYDAILSVSPYYNKPTQEGIYQHYKAIAENSPLPVFLYNVPGRTGSTISADTTLRLAHDFKNIIATKEATGNFDHFNHILKNKPEEFLFISGDDPVTLPLIAMGAVGVISVIGNALPRVFSAMIRLCLQGDFAKARPLHYSLIEFTALMFAEGNPAGVKYALKELGICGDTLRLPLVGIGEQTAKKISEQLQVL from the coding sequence ATGAACAAATTTCACGGAACCGGAGTTGCAATGGCAACTCCCTTTCATCCAGACGGAGCAGTAGACTTTGGTGGCCTCGAGGCAGTAATTAACCATATTATTGGAGGCGGAGTAGAATATTTAGTTTCATTGGGCACAACCGGTGAAAGCTCAACATTAAACAAGGATGAGAAGAAGCAGATCTGGAAGCGTACCGTTGAAATTACCAATGGCCGTGTGCCCTTAGTTGCCGGCATAGGCGGCAATAATACTTACGAAGTTTTAAAAAGCATTGAAGAATTTGATGCCGAGGGTTACGACGCTATACTTTCGGTGAGTCCTTATTACAATAAGCCCACCCAGGAAGGAATTTATCAGCATTATAAGGCTATTGCAGAAAATTCGCCGTTGCCTGTTTTTCTTTATAACGTACCGGGCCGTACAGGCAGCACCATTAGTGCCGACACGACGCTGCGCCTTGCTCATGATTTTAAAAACATTATAGCTACAAAAGAAGCCACGGGGAACTTTGATCATTTTAATCATATCCTAAAAAACAAGCCCGAAGAATTTCTTTTCATCTCGGGCGACGACCCGGTTACCTTGCCGCTGATTGCGATGGGTGCTGTAGGCGTTATTTCGGTTATCGGCAACGCACTACCCCGCGTGTTCTCAGCCATGATCAGGCTGTGCCTACAAGGCGATTTTGCCAAGGCCCGCCCATTGCACTATAGCCTGATTGAGTTTACTGCCCTGATGTTTGCCGAAGGCAACCCTGCCGGTGTAAAATATGCTTTAAAAGAATTAGGCATTTGCGGCGATACCCTCAGACTACCCTTAGTTGGTATAGGTGAGCAAACTGCAAAAAAAATAAGCGAACAACTGCAAGTATTGTAA
- a CDS encoding histone H1 — protein sequence MKKFTEVKELVAALEADADKFYNKGNSAAGTRVRKGMQDLKNLAQAIRLEVQESKNKEAAK from the coding sequence ATGAAAAAATTCACAGAAGTAAAAGAATTAGTTGCGGCTTTGGAGGCTGATGCAGACAAATTCTACAACAAAGGTAACAGTGCAGCCGGAACACGTGTTCGTAAAGGTATGCAGGATTTAAAAAACCTTGCTCAGGCGATTCGCTTAGAGGTACAAGAGTCTAAAAACAAAGAAGCTGCTAAATAA
- a CDS encoding aminotransferase class I/II-fold pyridoxal phosphate-dependent enzyme — translation MDLFKKISKNMGPLGQHQKWSHGYFSFPKLEGEIAPHMQFMGKEHLVWSLNNYLGLANHPEVRKADAQAAADFGMAYPMGARMMSGNSKYHEALEQDLAAFVKKDDAFLLNYGYQGMLSIIDTLVDRNDVIVYDAESHACIVDGVRLHMGKRFVYKHNDIESCEKQLERATRLSEQTGGGILLITEGVFGMSGAQGKLKEIIALKDKYDFRLLIDDAHGFGTMGKTGAGTHEEQDCVEGVDIYFGTFAKSMAGIGAFVASTEEIVNYLRYNMRSQTFAKALPMPMVIGLQKRFELLKSQPELREKLWTIAAALQNGLKERGFDTGVTNTMVTPVFLQGDLNEATALTMDLRKNYGIFCSIVMYPVIPKGLIQLRLIPTATHSLQDVEITLSAFTEVGEKLKSGYYKEQKMAFA, via the coding sequence TTGGATTTATTTAAAAAGATATCAAAAAACATGGGGCCTTTGGGCCAGCACCAAAAATGGTCGCATGGGTATTTTTCGTTCCCTAAGCTGGAAGGTGAAATTGCGCCACATATGCAATTTATGGGTAAGGAGCATTTAGTGTGGAGCCTGAACAATTACCTGGGTTTGGCAAACCATCCCGAAGTACGTAAGGCAGATGCGCAGGCAGCTGCAGACTTTGGTATGGCTTACCCGATGGGTGCGCGTATGATGTCTGGAAATTCCAAATATCACGAGGCGCTGGAGCAGGACCTTGCAGCCTTTGTAAAAAAAGACGATGCCTTTTTACTTAATTATGGCTACCAGGGTATGTTATCAATTATCGATACTTTGGTTGATCGTAATGATGTTATTGTTTATGATGCCGAATCGCATGCCTGTATTGTTGATGGTGTACGCCTGCACATGGGCAAGCGCTTTGTATACAAGCATAATGATATTGAAAGCTGCGAAAAGCAATTGGAACGAGCCACCAGGCTGAGCGAACAAACCGGAGGTGGAATTCTGCTGATAACCGAAGGCGTATTCGGCATGTCGGGAGCGCAGGGTAAGCTGAAAGAGATCATCGCTTTAAAGGATAAATATGATTTTCGTTTACTGATTGATGATGCGCATGGCTTCGGCACGATGGGTAAAACCGGTGCGGGGACGCACGAAGAGCAGGACTGCGTTGAAGGGGTTGATATATACTTTGGTACCTTCGCCAAATCAATGGCGGGCATAGGCGCCTTTGTGGCCTCTACCGAAGAGATTGTAAACTACCTGCGTTATAATATGCGCTCGCAAACCTTTGCCAAGGCTTTGCCCATGCCGATGGTGATTGGCTTGCAAAAACGCTTTGAGTTATTAAAATCTCAACCGGAACTGCGCGAGAAATTATGGACGATAGCGGCAGCTTTGCAAAACGGTTTAAAAGAGCGTGGTTTTGATACAGGGGTAACTAATACTATGGTAACGCCTGTGTTTTTACAGGGCGATTTAAATGAGGCGACAGCCTTAACCATGGACCTGCGTAAAAACTATGGCATATTTTGCTCCATCGTAATGTACCCCGTTATACCTAAGGGGCTGATACAATTAAGGTTGATACCTACTGCAACACACTCTTTACAAGATGTGGAGATAACACTTTCTGCATTTACAGAGGTAGGCGAGAAGCTAAAATCAGGCTATTATAAAGAACAAAAGATGGCTTTTGCTTAG